The Fusarium oxysporum f. sp. lycopersici 4287 chromosome 6, whole genome shotgun sequence DNA segment GCGCATGATGTATGGGATCCGGCTCAACAGGAATTACAGATAACTAACAAAAGGCAAGCAAAAGACCGGGAAGCATGGTTCAAGGAGCTACGGGAGGAGTCCCTGTTCAATGAAAATAACAGACCGAAATTACGAGGAAGAACAGCTGTCAAAGTGAAGGCATTACGAGAAGCTCTAGAGGCAGCTCGGTGGACTAGCATATATACAATCGAGGAGCAACAACGCGGGCTATGATAATGGGAACCAACTTATAGGAAGAGCGGTTCTTGATAATTACAACGGTACCAGAATCGTACCTTGAAGCTATTCCTAACCTCGAGAAATGGGCCGAAGAAAGCTCTCGCCCTGCCGAGGCCAACGAGGCTGAAGATATATGTTCAAATCGAGATTGCTGATGATTTTATCTCGGAAGTCTCAACACCTAAGTTACCTTCTTTGCCAAGGACATCAGGCTCcgatgaggaggatattGAGATCATTACCTGCTCCCGAGTGGCAGCTACCGCAGGAGGCCCTTCCAATCACTCAATAATGCCATTTGGCCTGGCAATTGATGTAGGGGAAGAGGTTGAAATACCTGTGATGCCTTAGAATGAATAAGGCTACGACCATGCGCCGAATTATTACTctgatggtgatgatacAAGTTATGTAGAGGTGGCTGGGGTCATCGTGCATGTTCCGAGGTCGAGGGGTCTGACTGACCTTTAAAAAAGATTtaacaacacaacacaataATTAGTAGTTTGTTTTGAATAAGACTACTATCGCAAAATATATGAGATTACAGCAATCGCATGATATAACCTTTATCTTCCATGCGACCAAAATTACCTATGGCAATGTATTCAAAGGTTAGGTTATGCGGTTATGGTTTGAACGCGGTGAGGGGTTGCGGCACCCTCTTTAGTGGAAAAGGGGCAACACCACTTTTATCAACCCGTACTCCAAAAGATGTTTTCTTGTGCTAAAATATTTGGCAGCTGGCGGGCCTTTCGTGATAGTGATATTTCTTCTTGTATGTCGATAGCGTGAAACTTCCGCGCTCCCCGGAAGCAGAACCATATTCCGCCTTGAACCCTTTCTCCCCACCATTTTCTCTCACACCACGTGCCGATTCGTTTTGACAAACTGTAGCGTAGTAGGCTGGCACGGTGAACCACCATCCACTAACAGTCTGCCTCCCTCTCCCAACTCGGGGATAGGCTGACCGTAGCGTGGCTTTTATCGGTTGGAATTGTTGGTCGAGTTAATATTGGATACTGTAGGAATATCGATGTAAATATCGATAAATCCTATTATCTATTAGAGAAGTAGTTAGCCGATTTCATTTTCTGCTTATTCCATGATATAATGGGGGTATGTCATCTCAGAACCTTAATTCGGAAAAATGGCTTTGCGCTAATGTTTACTCTGCGTATAACCTAGAGGTCAGATCAGTTACAAATCAGCTGTAAATTCGCACTGCTGCAACTATGGGGCATGGGGAGTTTTGGGGCGGGAGGTTACAACGAACATTCCGACGCGAACGACGATCCCGGTGGTCAATCAAAGTCTAACTCTGAAACTAGAAGGACCGTTGCCGTGAGACCCGGTATATGTGAGATCTTAGGGCTTGATGCACCGTGCTGATAGCTGCAGTGTCCAAGTTAAACGAAGCAGGATCAGTAGGTCCTATTGCTGCTGGCACCAGATTATTAACTACATGTCCTCAAAACTCTTAAGCTGATCGTTACTATCAGATGCTTTTAGTACCCTTATGCGACATAGGTTTCACAGTGCTCAAACCCCCATTTAATCAGCGACACATGATTCTGGCCAGAGCGCTCGGAAAGGTGATCCATCACGCCACTGTAAGCTTCAAAGTTCAAGGTGGACCTTGGTGTGAGAAGGAAAGTCCCGGCTTTTGGCGTCCATTAGAGGTGAGAGACCAAGCCTTTTTAAGTTTTCAGTCACCCCTGCCCTCATAAAAACTCATTCAATAAATTTGAAATGGAGGCTCTGTTAAAGGTTACATTCATATGATACGGCTGAAGTCGCGCCCGGCCCAATTCTTTCTATGTTGAGTCAATTATACGTAAGCTTGCAGGTTGCACCTCAATTATACCTATCTCGTATTAAAGGATGTGTGAGGTTTCATTTGAGCGATTTATCATCTCTTGTGATGGCTGCTTGTCGACGCTCAACAAAATCGAGTTGCATTCAAAGTTGCCCCAGTCATCAAGTCATATGATTTAAAGAGGGACCTCGTTTGCAAACTTTCTCTCATGGATAAACGGCCTCACTGTAATCACGGCCGAGCGCAGAGTTCGATGTTTTTGGTTGAAAGAGAAAACCGAATATAGATCATGGCCTTTGCAGGACCCTTCATGGAAGATAGGCCGTTTCAGCCGACTGCCTTTATCAATTATCATGGATTTCAGGAAGAGCAATATCAAGTTGGCACACAGTGGCATGACATAGCGGCATATCAAGTTCCAGAAAAACGCAACGCTCCCTCTGCTGCCTCCTTTTCAACGAACTCATCTACCCCTGAAGAATTATCGATCCCAAAACAAGATCCTAATAGCTACTATCACCATCAAGCACTCGAAACTTTATCAAACAAGATGAGTTTCGGTTTTGTGCCGCCATCACCTACATACCATGGGATTCAGCAGGCGACCAAAAGCCATTTTTCAATACCACCGGCTCCTCCAATTCAGAATAAGACGAATAATCCTACCCGCAATGGCCACACCGATCAAAACTTCCAAGGTCCTGGCATTCTGTCAAAGCGTTATAGCTATCAGCCGGCACAGAAGCCACCCGGAGGGGAGGATCGTGGACGCAAGCCCAAAATTCTACAGCAGGGCCGTGACAAGGAGTCTcaaggaaagagaaaaagtTCAGATAACGTCACGAAACCATCGCATCTCAAGCGCTTAGAACGGAATCGACTTGCTGCCACAAAGTGCCGTCATCGCAAGCGGGATGAGGCGCTCGCTTGGGCCGCAGGAGAGAAACAGCTTGCCGACCAGCATCGACAGCTTTCTGCTCACTTCAACTATATGAAGGAGGAGTTCTATCAACTGAAAGCAGAAGTTCTGCGACATAGCGGCTGCGAATATGCTCCTATTCAACAATATATTGCAAACGAGGCACAAAGAGCTGTCAATGACTTGGCTTCTCACCGCTATCTGGCTGTGGAAAATGGCATAAGCACGATAGGTCCATGGCAGAATAATATAGGCAGGTATGTTGATATGCCAGAGCACATTGCAGAGTCCTCCCGCAACATTTCTCACCAAGGTACAGCTATGCTGCTTGCAGAGGATTATAGTGGAGACGAAATAATGCACAAACTGCTACAATCTTTCATGTGACATTTATCTAGGGGTAATCAAGCTTATAGGCTATAGAATCGCATTCAAGTTAGATATTAAAAGTACAGAGGAATGGTTGTGATTATGACGTAACATCCATATGTTATTCATCTGGTCAGATATATCTGGGGCTAATCGTCGGGGTTAAGTGTGATACCATTCGCCATCGCCATGATTATTAGCGGTTCATTAGTATCACCTGCCCTCACTTACCGAAAGCATAAGACATCAGAAGTCTGGATTTAGGGTGATGCGTAGCTTCAAGTGAATAAGCATCAGGTGCAATTGGCATGAATTTCTGGTTGGTATTTAACTTGGGGTAACTGTGGCGCGCCATTGGCTTTGGCCGGGTGTGATCTGATCCAGAAGGTTTATGTCGACACCCTCAGAATGACTGTCCCTCATCTTACGCGACACTGTTTGTCATATAGTTCATATTCTGCAAGTGGCTGGTATTTCAAAAGTTGCGTTCTCGCTGACAAGGTTGTTTCTTCAGTATGTGTCTACGTTTAAAAAGCATGAACGTACTTTACCTATTTGGATCACATAATCGCACTGCCCTATCAACCTGACGCAATCGAAAGGTTTCTGATTCCTCGTCTATGATCAACCCCCAGCCAGTATTTGAACCCTCAATAATGTCGAAAAGATATCGTCAGCTACTGCCTATCCCTGATGCTGAAGGCAAATCGCCCGATTCACATCCTTCTGGTACCTTTTCCACTCCTCGATCCTCGAGTGACGAGCTACTTAAACGGCAACGGATTGGAACTCAACTAGCCTGCAACGCATGCCGCAAGAGGAAGATTCGTGTAATGTCCCTCATCACCGACTTTACCATTTACCTTGTTTCTAACACTGAACATTAGTGCGACGGAAGACGGCCTCAATGCGAGGCTTGCCGACGAACAGGAGAACAAGAGCCATGTACCTACTCCGAAAGCCGCAGCCAGGGCCAGAGCAAAGAAACAGAGAAAATTCTGGAACTGTTTAATATTATGAAAACCGGCCCCGAGAACTTGGCTATCGACATTCTACAAATTATTCGAAGCCACAGCGATCTTGACACTGCCCTCTCAATACTTCAGCCCCGATTAGTTTCAGCACAACATGCTTCTGGCCAGCGGTGGCCCGCTGGGGCTACTAAATATCTTGATCTGGAGTCTGAGCTTATGGCAAGGTATTCGTTGTCATTTCCGCCACTCCAGCCATACGAATCTAGCATCTTGAACTCTGTCGAATCATGGTAATGCAATTTCTAACGTTCAGCATCTCGCTGTTCACTTGCCGCTTCCTCATCTCCCGTTTGAGCTGACTCTTGGTAGGGCTGTTCTTTCCACCGGCCGTATATCAAACACTGATAGCAAGGTCTTTGGCCTGCCAACTAACTCCGAATCGAACCTGTTTCCGGTGCATCACCCTAGACAACGTTCTGCACTTGTCCCAGGTCCTTGTGACGAGCGACTACAGGAACTGAACATAAGTTTCTGGACTACTGTGCCCATCCCTTCCGATCGGGCTGCCAAGGTTATATTGTTGTATTTGCAGACAGACCACCCTCTCCTGGGTACCTTTGACCCGGATCTTTTTGTGAAGGATTTGGTGAACTGCGAAACGACGTACTGCAGTCGATTTCTCCTCAGTGCTCTCATGTACTGGGGTTGTGTAGGTGTCTTGAAATATGATGGGCAACTTATCGCGCTTGCTAACAGAAACATAATAGCAGATATATAGTGCGATCGACCCTACCGTCAAGGAATATACGCTGCAGTTTTGCCAAGAGGCGGAAACACGTTGGTCGGAAGAGAAGTCAAAAGATTCGTTTTTGACTCTCGCTGGGACACAATTGCTGGGCTTGGCATATATGGGCGACGGAAAAAATCATTATGTCTTGACGTACATGTCGGAAGCTAACTCCATGGGAGCACGTCTGGGCCTGTTTGGAGTTGATCCCACCGTTACAATCCCGAAAACGGTAGAGGAAAGTCCTGAACTACAAAGCGTGATATCCTACGCTGCCTGGGGCAGCTTCAATTGGATTGTGTAGGTTGACCATTCAGGATTCAGCGTCAATCACCCAGCCTACTAACATGTTTAGTCTTGTTTCTCTGTTCTACCAACAGCCCGGTGTTTCATACCCAGAATAACCCCCTACTTTGCCAATACCGGGAAATACGTCGCATCATAACCTTGATGATAGCCCTGAGCCGGTTCAGCAAACTCTGCGGTCAGCGTATATGGGTGACACATTTCCAGTTCTTTGCCGTTTCTGGCGAATACTTCATGAAGTGACTTTGCGATACTACCGCGATCAGCCTATCCCGCGTGAGGATCTAAGTGGACATATCACACTTGCATTTGCTGAATACAAGTATCGTGAGCTCATAGCTTGGGCTGAGACTCTCCCGCCGTCCATGGTGCGTTCGAAACACAGTCCGCATCATGTTTTGATATTTCAGTATGTTAGAACACTGTGCTCCTGGCGCGGGAAATTTTACGCGAAGATTCTAACTTGGATGAAGTATCTGGCTTCATGTCGCGATTGTTAGTATTTGGCACCCTTTCACGGTTCGAGCGAGGAAATCCCCGAAGCCACTGCAACTTAAGACATTTCCTTGCAAGAGAAGCTCACCCGATGCTGCTTATATAGCGTCAACAAACCAACTCAAGCGCCTCGTAGTAATATACCGCCAGAATTACGCATCTTCGACTTATACAATGCTATGGCACACAGCTCTAGTTCATATCGCAAACGCTATCCTCGGCGATAAAAAGAGCCCTACTTGGCGCTTCTATCTCCTTTTCTGCATCCAGTGCTACGGACACCTACGACAGGCATATCGTTTTGCAGAAGCCATCGGTCGGAGCATCCTGTCGATGGCACTGCAGCAAGGCAATTTGTCAGCAAGCGAACCCGACGATTGATGGAGCAGTATGAAGAGAACTGGTTAAACAACCCACCAGAGGGTATTCGGGCCACGTTCATGGCTGACTTGAATCTTGCCATGACGGACCCTACGGAGGCAAGCGTGGAGAGCCTGGCTGAGAGGTTCGAGAACATAGCGTTGTTCCGAGAGTATACGAATGTGGAGGCCTTCAGCGGGAATGAACTGATAGAATCGGATGAAAATTCTGGGGACATGCTGTGAAAACTCCTTGCGGTTGAGACAAGTGGCGTGTTACCAATATTCGGGCTGGATCTCCTGGTAATGATTATTGGCTCCGAATACACCCCCAAAGGCTCTAAAGAGGCAAGGTATGGAAATATGAGACTTCCGGATGTCAGGTTTGCAATAAGACGATCGAAAGAATTAAGGAATAAAAGCCATCCGTGTGAGTAAGGTCTATAGCAAGCTACTTCAAATAATTGAGCGGTAACTGGCACAGACGTGGATTGAGCAACGTGATGCGCATGATTCTGTAGTTTTTCAACCGACTCCTGGGAGGTTTCGGGTTGTACGTTATCTGGTTGATTAGATGGGCAATATACGGCAAGACTGGAAAACTTGGGATGTCCGTTGTATTATCAAGGATGGATATCTCCGATTTTACTAGCAGGCTCATGTGCAGCTCGAAATAAAAGGGATGACGTACATTTCTATTGGAAGAAAAAATCATGCCGTGAAATGCTAGTCAGCAATTGGCTGTTTTCAAGTGTAATACAGTCACAATAGGTATAAAGATGGAGGGTCGCCATCCATTAAACCTGAATCATGTTATTATTGCCTTTATGTCAGATCATGGAATCTGCATCAAGGTTTGAAATCGCATTAATTCGTCTCGGCTCATTGCAAACCTAGGAAGGACCACAGAATTCAAAATATGTTAACTAAGAAATGACATGATATTCTGTCTGTCGATATCTGACCACCCCGTGCGAATACTGCGGGGAGCTACTCGAGGACATGTCATCCCAGTCGCATGATCTGATGGATGAATGATTGGAAGAGGGGGCTGGTTTGCGGCCGCTGCGCACTGCGACTTGATATGTAGACCGCGTTGATTTCTAGATCAAACGCCTAAGCTACCATATCGCCCAGCACCTTGCTAGTCATTTTCATCGAGCTTTAACTCCAAACCAGTTTTCAGCCCCAGTGGTTAAATGTCGCCAACTACCTGCCTTGTCTCGCACATCATTAGCTTTCTAGAGCAATATGCATAATACTCATGAACTGACCGTTTCTTTCGTTTTTAAGGTTAAAGCAAGAGGCGTGAAAAGCCAATTACAACAAGACAGCCAGGTATCACATGTCCTAATGTTAGGTTAGCCTGGATTCAAGGAGGCGTTATGCAGAAGTAGTATGATCTGATAAAATCATTAGTCAAACTGTCAAGGCTGCGGAAAAGTGGCGTATTTTGGAGTGGTGCGCCGTTGGTGGTGGCCGATGTTATACGATGACTCTGAGTGACGTATATTCTGGAGAGGGACGGAGTAAATGTATTCTGCATTTACTCTGTAGACATCAGACCATgaataaaaaataaaaaataaaaacagTTGAATTAATGGCTGTTGGCAGACGTATACCCTTGTCGATCTAGATATGTTTGATGTTTGCACCCACATGCAATCAATTGACCGGATGCAATCTGATCCGCAAAGTTTGTCCATTGCTTCCTCAAGCCCACTGCTCTTATTCAGCCATCTTGTTTGCTCTCAAATCTGCTCTCAGATCAAGGCCCCTTAAAATGCAagataggtatatatatacaGCCAGCACTTATTACTATCCCCACAGT contains these protein-coding regions:
- a CDS encoding hypothetical protein (At least one base has a quality score < 10) yields the protein MSPEFSSDSISSFPLKASTFVYSRNNAMFSNLSARLSTLASVGSVMARFKSAMNVARIPSVPSTGCSDRWLLQNDMPVVGVRSTGCRKGDRSAK
- a CDS encoding hypothetical protein (At least one base has a quality score < 10) encodes the protein MSPEFSSDSISSFPLKASTFVYSRNNAMFSNLSARLSTLASVGSVMARFKSAMNVARIPSGGLFNQFSSYCSINRRVRLLTNCLAAVPSTGCSDRWLLQNDMPVVGVRSTGCRKGDRSAK